GAATAGACGCCCGATCACGATTAGATCGAGCCATGAAAATCCCCTCATAACCAATTATTCCGCCCACCACAACCCGAATTCGAGCGCCCGGTTCATACCGGTCCACAGGGAGCACTTGAACGCCCTCTCCGTCCTCCTGACCTTTCAGCATCAGTATCAAATCATCAGGTGCCCGAGCAACCCTCTGACCGAAACGCACCAGCCCGGTCACACCCAGGGTGGACCGAACTGGCGACCAGTTGTCTACCTGCTCACTAAGGTAAATAAAGAGGTAGCGGGGAAACATGGGTACCACGGCTGTTACAAGCTTTCCGTGGCGTCTCCGCGTCTCTCTAATTTCTGGCAAATAGGTTTTGAAGCCTTGACGTCCAAGATTTTCTCTTGCAAGGTATTCGGAGCGCGGTTTGGTGTGAACCAGATACCACTGACGTTCCACTTTAATCATGATTCTCAGTTCCTGAGGAAGCAGATCACTTCGAATACATCTGCTCCCTTCAGTGATCGCCTCGCCGATTCTATACACACCCTGTCGGCCTATTGCCTTGATCGATATCGCGCTATGGATCCACGAGCAACGTCTGTTAGCACCCTGCCTACTCCAAATCCCTCGAAATCTGACCGTGTCAACTTCAGAGAGGGGCTGATCTACATTAAGCCTACTCAATGTTCAGCGGCAAATACATCAAGAAAAGAAGACTGGGGAAAATATGACCGTAGTGGATTAATTAACCGGCAACGATCCACGGAACGATCAGGAGCATAACCCAAACTAAACGCGGAACCGGCAACCGCACCTTGGTACACCCTCGGCGTACCTACTTGATCAAGTATTTAGAAGAATGATAGACAACGATCCCTGTAAATCGAACCCAAATCCCAATGAAAACCAACCAAATCAATGGTCCCGGATACTGATGTCGAAAAAACTTACGATAAAACCGCATCATTCCCTTATGCTTGTGCCACTCAACGAACAAGGGTCGAGCATCACTACTACCGCCCTTCCAATGAATTAGTCTTGCGCCAGGGACAAAAAGAATTTTCCAACCCTTCTCGCGAAACCGCATACACCAATCCAAGTCTTCACAATGCAAAAAGTAGCCATCGTCCAATGGACCAACGTTCTGAATCGCTTGCCTACGTACTAACATACAGCAACCCGAGATTGCCTCAACCTCTATAGGGTGACTGGGTAGCGGATCCAAATGCAATGTAAAGTCTGAAAACAATCTCGGGTATCTTTTACCCAATCGATATAAGCCAAAAGCACGGACAAAAGCCCTCCACGGCGTCGGTACGGCGCGCCTCCCCCCCGCTTGTTCCCTTCCGTCTGGCCCTTCGATATACCCCCCCACCATACCCACATTCGGATCCTGCTCCATTACCTCGACCATGCGCTCGATCGCGCCAGGTGTAACCTCGCTATCGGGATTCAGATACAAGACGTATGGGGAGGTGGAAAATTTCGAGCCAAAATTACAGGCCTTTGCGAAACCCAAGTTTCGTTTGTTAAGAAACATCTCCAACTTGGGTTCGTGAGAGAACATGTTGCGAAGATGTTCGGCGCTGCCGTCACTTGACGCGTTATCAACGACAACCAACTCCTCCACTTCCGGAAGAGCTGAAGCCACACAATTTTGCAGATAACCACCAGCGTTATGATTAACAATCACTACTGTGACCGGAGGCTCACGTTTACGCTCCTGGTCAACAAGAGATAAATTCTCAGGCAGTAGCGATGCTATCCCCTCTTCGGGGACAATCGCTTGTCCAACACTCGCCACAGATCGCTGATAGGCGCTATGCGTCGCTGTTGAATCCCTCTGCGCTTTCTCCATGCTCCGGTAACTCCCTTAATGGCATCCCATTTTGCCTTCAAAATTATTCTTCGATGTCCGCTGCATGAATACCAGGCTATAGCCATCAAGTTAACACCCAAGTGTAACGGTAATAATAACCAAAACAGCGGACTAGGCATATTCTTCATAAATACCCAAACCATGTTTCTATGCCCATGATAGATCGTAAAATGGCTTTTGTGTCCCCCGGATGTGGCCGAACCGACATGATGGACAATGGCATCTGGTACATACAAAGCCCTGCGACCCGACAACCGCAACCGAAAGCCTAGGTCGACATCTTCCACGTAGCAGAAAAAATCCTCGTCAAAACCCCCGATTTCCTGGATGACATGGCGTCGGTAAAGCGCACCGGCAGCACAAGGGCTGAATATCTCCCGAGACTCAAGGTCACCTGAGCTCAGCCGTACTCCGTGCCTGTCCCGCCACATCAGTCCGCTTATATGATAAATGTCGCCTACGCCATCGAGATACTCGGGACATTCCGACTTGAGCTGCCTCGACCCGAACGCGTCGAACTCGGGGTGGTTACGAGCTGCGTCTAAAAGTGATTTCAGCCAATTGGGTTCCGGGAAAGCGTCGGGATTGAGTAACGCGACGAATTCGGTGTCTGCCTTTTCAATCGCATAGTTATTGGCCGCGGCGAATCCGAGATTCTCCTCCATCCGCACCAATGTCACGTTTTTCAAACCGTCCGCAAACTCCGCAGAACCATCGGAGCTGTTGTTATCGATCACCAAGACGTCGGGCTGAACTGTCAGTTGCGCAACGGTTCCCAAGCATTTGGCTAGGAGTTCCCCGCTATTCCAGTTGACAACAATAAGGGTTACTGAAGGTGGATCATTCACGGTCCGCCATCCCTCAATCGGTTTCTCAGAAATCTCATATTGGATTCAGATGATCGTCGAATCAGATAAAGTTTAAGGATACGAGTCATCTAGAGTAAAATCACGAACCGACCCCGTCGCTACTGGTTCGTCAATTAATGTCAGTCCCTTCACGGAACCCTATGCGCAGCAGTAACACCATATGGCATCATGCCACCGTTACCAGAGAGCGTCGAGAACGTCAGAACGGGCATAAGAGCTTTGTGCTCTGGTTCACCGGACTTTCTGGCGCGGGCAAATCCACTTTGGCACACACCGTAGAAGAGAGGCTGCACCAGAAGGGGTGTCGCACCTTTGTACTCGACGGCGACAACATCCGTCACGGCTTGTGCGGTGATCTGGGATTCGGCGAGGCCGATCGCCAGGAAAATATCCGCCGGGTGGGAGAAACAGCCAAGTTGTTCGTCGAGGCAGGTGTCATCGCCCTAACTGCGTTTATTTCTCCCTTTCGTGATGATCGGGGCCGGGTACGTAGTCTGTTTCCCCATGGAGAGTTCTTGGAAATTTACTGCGACTGTCCGGTAGAGGTGTGTGAACAACGTGATGTCAAAGGGCTCTACCGACGTGCGCGTACCGGGGAGATCAAAGACTTTACCGGCATCAACTCGCCGTACGAGCCACCGGACAATCCGGAACTCGCGGTAGAGACCGAGCAACTTTCGGTTGCGGAATGCGCAGATCGAGTGATGGATCTGCTTCTTGGGCGCGGCATGATAATGTAATAAACCATGATTTCAGAAGTCACCCACCTACAGCCTACGGAAGGCAAACTATTAACACCTGAGCAAGCCTTCGAGTGGCCGCATCAGGCGATTCGTGAAAAGAACTGGCCCGAAGCCGCCAAACGCTGGGCGGTACTGCGCAAGGCGTACCCCAACCATCCTGGCGTCTGGTTTCAGGGCGCCAATGCACACATGGAAGCCGGAGAGCTGGACGAGGCCGAGAGACTGTTAAACAACGCCAGAGAACAGTTTCCCAATCACCCCAACGCGTTGATTGATTGTGCCGCACTGGCGATACGCCGACATGAATGGGAAATCGCCGGAGAGTTGTTGTCGAAGGCCCGCGAACAGCACACCGAACACCTGTCCACTTGGATGACCTCCGCGGAATACGCCGAAAAAAGGGGCGATTTCGATCAAGCGACTTTGTACTACCAAAAAGCTTGTGAAACCACGCCCGATCGGCCTGTCCCCTTTATCCAGTATGCTGAGTTGGCCATGCATGCCGGCCGATGGGAAGAGGCCCTAAAACGCTGGGAAGTCGTGCGCGAGCGGTTTCCAGACGTCCCCGCCGGTTATCACCGTGCTGCCGAGGCGGCCCGCCAAGTGGGGCACAACAAAGAGGCGCGGCAACTACTCCTCGCCCACCAGTACGGCGCGGATATCCTCAAAATCGAATCCGAATCGCGCAACCCGTCAAGACAGTACGGCCGCCATGCCGGCTTAGGTCGGCTGCTGGAACTGATCTGGACCAAGGCTATTTTCAATCTGCGTTCGGAAGTCCACCGCAACTATCTCAGCTACGGTTGGTGGGTATTGGAGCCGCTGCTGCACATGGTGGTGTATTACGTGGTATTCGGCATTCTGTTGTTACGAGGGGGCGAAAATTTTCCCGTGTTCCTTCTGACCGGCCTGGTCCCCTGGATGTGGTTTATGAAGGCTGTCAGCGGCAGCAGTAATAGCATACTCACCGGCCAGAACCTCATGCTCCAGGTTGGACTCCCTACCGTAGTCTTTCCTTTGGTGAGCATCCTTCAGGCCACCCTCAAGCAGATACCGGTTTTTGTACTGCTGATCGGCTTTCTCTGGTTACAAGGCTACAGCCCAAACGCTTATTGGTGGATGCTGCTACCCGTAGTATTTGTGCAGGCATTACTCATTTTGGCATTCGCCTCCATGGTGGCGGCCATGATCCCCTTTGCACGCGACCTCACCTACTTGGTACCGACCGGATTGACCTTGCTCATGTTCCTGTCCGGTATCTTCTACGACTACCGGAGCATCTCAACGGAATGGCAGGCACTGTTTCTAATGAATCCCATGGCCTTCCTCCTCAAATGCTACCGCGAAATCTTCATGGATGGCGTTTTTCCAGATGTTCAAACGCTCATGTTTTGGGGGCTTGGAAGTGCACTCGCATGCACTATGGTGTTGTTCGTCTATAAACGCCTGCGTTACGTCTATCCACGTATTATTATGGAATAGGACCGGATGGAACCGATAATCTCCCTACAGGATGTTGGCGTGCGGTATAAGCGTAGCGGAAATCTATTCCGCAAGCGTACTTACTTTGAAGCGCTGAAATCAATAAATCTGGATATCTACCCTGGCGAAACACTTGGGATCATTGGCAGAAATGGAGCGGGAAAATCGACTCTATTACGCCTTATCTCAGGTGTTCTCAGACCAGATAATGGAAAGATCATCAATCGCGGTGTTTCCGTTTCGCTTCTCGCGCTTCAAGCAGGATTTGATCCAAACCTCAGCGGGCGAGATAACACCATAATCGGCGGCATGCTGCAAGGCTACTCGCGACGCGAAGTTAAAGAAAAGTTGTATGAAATACAGGAATATTCGGAACTGGGTGATTTCTTCTTTGAGCCGGTAAGAACCTACTCCACCGGTATGACCGCACGATTAGGATTCTCAATTACTACCATTGTCAGTCCCGACGTACTATTAATTGATGAAGTGCTGGGAGTCGGCGATCAGCATTTTAGGCAAAAAGCAGAACGTACCATGATTGGCAAAATTCAATCTCGGCAAACCATCATATTGGTGTCACATGCACTCAATCAAATCGCGCGACTCTGTGACAGAGCGTTGCTGATTGATAACGGAATAAGTTGTGCGACCGGCGAGCCAAAAGATGTCATAAAGATCTATGAGGAACGACTAGCTGCCAACTAATTTCTGTTGTTGATAAAGCGAATAAAACGCTCGACCAACCCACCGCAGAGGAGCCACGGGTAACCGCTTCCTGAACTCTTCATCCAACTGATAGCTAATTCCAGATAAATCATTGTAGACCGCTATTTCCCGATCCAGCCAATGGCAACGCGCACCGGGCAACTTGAAGCAGCGAATATTCAGATCCCAGTCAGCCCATATGGGATATGACAAATCAAAAGAACCAACCCTTTTAAACAGAGAATGATGGTAAAATATCGCCTGATGACTTATGTTGCGATCCAGTACCAATCGTGTTCGTGAGGACTTCCCACAGAACCGCCTTCCGTCACTTTTCAATACCACATCGCCATAAACGAGGTCAGCGCACTCTTTTGCTAGGGTACGCGAAACATCACAAAAAACCTCGGGATCCGCCAGCCTATCATCAGCTCCGAGGAAATAGAGCCATTCTCCCGATGCGAGAGCGATTCCCCGATTCATAGCATCATAGACTCCATCGTCGGGAGATGATACGCACTTAATATCCGTACCCACCTTCCTTTTATAACTCTCAATCACTTCTAAAGTGCCATCCGTGGAGCAGGCATCCAGCACCCATATCTCAAAATTCTGAAACGATTGTTGCATCAGCGATTCGAGACACGCATCGAGCGTGCCTACCACATTTCGAGTGGGAATTACGACAGAAATCAGCGGTCGCACCTGGCTACACCAAGCATAAGATCAACACTCTGTATACTCGAAATCTCATCCGCCATAGCCCCAATCAAATCCGCTCGTGCACTACCAAGACAGCGGTTTACAACCATTACGAAAATCTTTCGCAATGCTCTATTCCTACTCATAAAGAGGAGAAATCCGTCTGCATTTCTCTTAATAGCGCTTACATAACTCCTCGCAAGCGCATCTATTGAGGTCTGCCCGGGAATCACGCTAAGAAGTATGTTATCCCATTCTTTCGCGGTTTGATTCTCTTCCTTCGATTCGACTTCATTGAGCTCATCAACCGGTTCCACCTCAGAAACAACCGGCAATGCTGCCCTGCAATGTACCAAAGCCATATCCGGGTACTTGCTACGCGTTTCTTCTAAGGAAATTCGATAGCCAGGTCCACTTTCATGAGGACCACCGAGATTTACAATGGTACGCAAATATGCCTTGCGGGGTTGGTATTGCCCCCCTACCTCCTCCACAAGATCATGCAGTGGCGTCCCAATGAAGGAATCCTTCATGGCCAACGCCCACTCAATGATCACATCGTAGGGATTCTCCGGTACTATCGGCATGCACTCGAGAAGCAGTTGTTCCCAGTTCGAAAAAAAGTCACGGAACAGCGGGTGCGACAGGTTCAATACCGCGTTGCCATTGATGTGGTGTGCGATGGTTTCAGGTAATCGAGTACCACCCACGTAACGGGCTCCTGCCAACAGGCAATCCTCGCTTTCCATCAGCTCACTATTAAGACGATCCAACCAATAATCTACTGTAGGGATTAGGTCTGTTTCCATCAGCAGAAGCGACCTGACTGACTGTAGTGTTTCTATTACATAGTCCACGGACCTGAAGAACTGCAAATTAGGACCGGATTTCCATCCGTACTGAGGCAAGAGCGTTTTACAATTTTTTGGCATTCCGCGCAGATAGAGAGATTTATGGGGAGGGATCCTGCAGGAAAAAAACTCGATGCGTGAAAATACTCTTGTCAGGCCGGCATATTCCATCACGCTTAGCAAATACGCCCTCTCCTCCTCCATCCATTCCGAATCTAACGAAAGCACCAGCGACAATTCGGCTGGCTTCATGCTTGGCGCAGGCATTGAATACAACTGTCTTACCAAAGCCGTCCACTCACGCCGAATTACCGGCATCAATATACAATCTACAACCGGGTGCATGCGGATTTCTACGCTACCCTGTTTTATGCAACTTTTAACCTGTACACCAACTTGGTTCGATCATACGATGGTCTGCTCAATGCAGCAGGAATAGTGTTCATGATCTAAACTTCCCCTGGTTTTCCAAAAACCAATCATAGGTACGGCCTAGCCCTTCCTCCAAGCTGATAGTCGCCTCCCAGCCCAGATTATTCAGTCGTGAGACATCCAACAGCTTGCGTGGAGTACCGTCGGGTTTACTGGTATCAAACGCCAATCGACCCTTGAACCCCGTTACCCTTGTCATGGTTTCTGCTAGTTCACGGATAGTACAGTCGTTTCCGGTACCAACATTGATATGCGACAACATCGGTTGTGTGTTTGCCTTGTACGAGACATTATCCAAACCCATTACAAACACGCTCGCCGCCGCCATATCGTCGACATGTAGAAATTCCCTCCTCGGCAATCCGCTCCCCCAAATTACTACTTCTTCATCACTCGACATTATGGCCTTATGGAAACGGCGTAATAATGCCGGGACGACATGGCTGTTGTTCGGATGAAAATTGTCGTTGGGGCCATAAAGGTTAGTCGGCATCACGCTACGATAGTCGCGCCCGTATTGTCGATTGTAGCTTTCGCACAGTTTGATACCTGCGATTTTAGCGATTGCATAAGGTTCGTTGGTGGATTCCAGTGGAGCTGTTAGCAGCGCCTCCTCTGATATCGGTTGAGATGCGTTCCTCGGATAAATACAACTCGATCCCAAAAACAGCAGTTTCTGTACCCCGGCCTGGTGAGCCGCATGAATAAGGTTGCACTCTATCATCAGATTTTCGTAGATGAATTCGGCGGGATAGGTATCGTTAGCATGGATACCGCCCACCTTCGCGGCAGCAAGATATACCTGATCGAGACGCTCGCTTCTGAAGAACGCCTGAACCGCCGACTGATCCGTTAGATCCAGTTCCGCATGTGAGCGCGTAACGATCTCGCACTCGCCACTCTTCTGCAATTGCCGTATGATGGCCGACCCCACCATACCGCGATGGCCTGCTACGTAGATCCGTTTCATGGCATCACTCGTGGTAATCCATGGTTTTGTAGCCATGCCGCTTGATCAGTTCGTCTCGCTCAGCGGTCTTCAAATCCTCTCGCACCATTTCGGCTACCAATTCTTCGAACGATATACGAGGTGTCCAACCCAATTTTTTCTTAGCTTTACTCGGATCGCCAAGCAGCATCTCAACCTCTGTGGGGCGAAAGTATCGTGGATCGACTGCGACGATGCACTTACCATTGACGTCGTAACCCTTTTCCTCCGCGCCTTTCCCCTCCCATTTGATTGTAATGCCCAGCTCAGCCGCGGCAGCATCCACGAAGTCCCGTACCGCATACTGCACGCCGGTAGCAATCACAAAGTCCTCTGGCTCGTCCTGCTGCAACATCAACCACTGCATTTCAACGTAATCCCGCGCGTGGCCCCAATCGCGCTTGGCGTCAAGATTACCCAGATAGAGACAGTCCTGCAGACCCAGTTTTATGCGTGCTAACGCACGTGTGATCTTGCGGGTGACGAAGGTTTCACCGCGAATCGGCGATTCATGGTTGAACAAAATACCGTTGCAAGCATAAATCCCATACGCCTCGCGGTAGTTCACCACGATCCAGTAACCATACAGTTTGGCCACCGCATAGGGGCTACGCGGGTAGAATGGAGTGGTCTCACGCTGCGGAACTTCTTGCACCATTCCATATAACTCGGAGGTCGAGGCTTGATAAAAGCGCGTTTTTTTCTCCAACCCCAAAATCCGTATTGCCTCCAATAGTCGTAATACCCCCAATGCATCCGAGTTCGCTGTGTATTCCGGCTCCTCGAACGACACCGCCACATGGCTTTGTGCTGCCAAATTGTAAATCTCATCCGGCTGCACTTGCTGGATGATTCGGATGAGGCTGGAGGAGTCGGTCATATCACCGTGATGGAGGATGAAACGGCGGCTTTTTTCGTGCGGATCCTGATATAGGTGGTCAATGCGGTCGGTATTAAATAATGACGTGCGGCGTTTCAGGCCATGTACTTCGTAACCCTTTTCCAGCAGTAACTCTGCCAGATAGGCGCCGTCCTGGCCGGTAATACCGGTGATTAATGCTCTTTTCACACTTATCTCTCTTTATTTGCGCTTGCTACACAACGATGAAGAAAATATTTCAATCTCGGTCAGAATTCGTTAGGGATGGTCTGAATAAGCGATTCACACGTCAAAACGAGGACGGGCGCCAAGTAATTCGAGCACAGAGCCGCGTAAACTCTCAGATCATCGCGTTATTACCCTATTATTTGGGGCCTTTTCGCCCGCCCTGCACCCCGAAGGTCCACGGCGTACACATTCATCCTGCCGCAGCCATCAATTGGATGGCGCACCATGTATAAGTTCGAGAGCATGAGCACCGCCCACGCGTTGGCGTAATCCTTGTCGCTGAAGCCTCGCGCTCCTCGCCGTGCATCAGCGCGTCGGTCATCTTCACGTCCGAAACCTTGGCCGCAGTCCCACGCACCTGGTGTACTAGACCGTACACCGTATCCGCGCCAATGTGAGCCCCCGTACCCAAGAACCAATTATTTCCCTTCTTGGTTTGATGCAATTTCATATCTCCCTGATTTTCCTTGTTCTTTATCCAGCGGGGGAGCGCTGATGATCGAGGCATCGACTATGTGCCCACGATGGATCTTTTTCCCATTTTCATCCAGGTGCTTACTGACCAAGTGGATCAACTGATCGTTCAAGTTGTGTCTCTCCATCAGATGTTGGAACTTGAATATGGTGGTTTCATCAGGAACCGACCCCTATCCGAAATTGACGCTAACAAGAAGGAGTGTGGCGTGAGAGTCGTACAGGGCTTCCTCGGCCGTCCGATCGGAAAAACTGAGCGAGTGCGGGAAATGGATGCGTAGCATCCGATCGATACCGATCGGGCTCCGGTCGGCGCCTTTCGGGCCCGGATAGAACGGTTCGATAGCGGCGCAGAGTTTTTTCCAGGAAATGATTACTTCCATATCGTCAAGACACTGCACTATACGGGTCATCTTGCGGTATTTCTCTAAGCTTTCGGTCAGCGATTATTGTTTCATCGGCATTGTTTTTCCGCGAACAGTTTTATTGGCATATTGTCGCGCAAATCGTGTATTAATCAGAAACACGTTAGCTTATCCCCTACTGATTACCGATTATCTTCTGCACATCAACATTATGAAGCTTTTCACCGGGTACGGCCTTCGCGATCATACATAAACGGCACACGTTAAACTTTGACTTCGAAAGTGCGTCAGCCGACGTACCATATGTCTTCCATTTTTCTTCGAACACTGGTTCGAATCTTGTTCTAATCAACAACTCTTTTAAACACAGTCTTGTTGGAGCCCACGTGTCAGATGGTCCATAAAAATGGTAATCAGGGCCCACACCATTCCATGCCATATATGACCGTTCGTTATCATCTATTGCAGCAGTTTCTAATACCATATAACCACCTTCACGCAATACCTCCCTGGCCTTGGTTAATGAGAGCAATGGATCCCGAAGATGGTAAAAAAGTCCTAAGTGATGAACGATATCAAAATATGGCTCCATCCCGACAATCTTAAGTCTACTAATCAGATCCTGAACAGGGGCATTAAATAGCGGAAAGACCTTTGATTCCAATACATGCTTTGCAAAAAGCAAATTTTCCGATCCTTCCATCCTTGTGTCGGTAGAAACTACTCTCTTCGCGCCTTTTTGTTCAGCCTCAAACGCCCACATACCATCCCAAGACGCGAGATCCAATACATCCTTATCTGTATAATCTATATTAGACATTACCTCTCGTATAATCCCCCAAATGCCCTCATAGCTTCTACCCGGAGTAACCAGACCATGGCCCAAGTCAATGTTATGATACCAAGGACTAAGCTTCTCCATTCTTTCACGTATATATTCGATGTGTGATCCAGTGAGACTCATTGATCGTTCTCCCATGAAAGATTAACTAAATCACCTATTAACCCAGTGAAACACCATATCTGCTACGCGGCATGACGGATTCTCTCATGACAAGAATATTTCATCCTACGCGCCATCATTTCTGCATCATCCGCCTGCATGACCTTACCTTGTTATTTAGCTGATCTCTTATCCTTGCCGGCTCGCCACTGTGAACCCTGTCCTTCACATCAAGGTTCAGGTATTCTTCCCGATTCTACTCGGGTGAGTATGATGGCGGATACAACACTGCTATGCTATTTCTGTGCTTAACCAACCAAGCTTTTAATACTTTTACATGGTGTACTCGAAGAGTATCCAGGATTGTGCCTGTATCTGCGTAACTGATGGGCCATCCGGAGTTTGTCTTCAAGTACATATGGCGGTAATTTTCATGAATCCATTTTCAGTTTCATCCGCAAATTATACCCGTTATTCGTTTTACCGAATTAATAGCAATCATTATTAACGATTGATTGACTGCGTTGCTTTACACATTCCTACTAATCCGGGCGAAGTTGCATGTAATCTAGTTTAGTGAATGGTGCAACGATTCCTACATCGTTAATACTTAACCGCGAACGAGACACATTTTCTGTCGATGCCCACGAAACCTTAAGCTCAGCTACATAATCTCAAAAAGATGTACATAGAAAACATACTGCTGATCCTTATATCCCCACCATCAATGCTTAACGCATCATATTTACTTAAAAAAATATGCTCAGTTTTCCAATTCTTACTAATCAGTATGGCCTAATGGAAAGTTACTCAAACCACCCTATTTCACAGATGCCATACGACATTTGTCAGTCTAATATTGGGGTTCTGCTCTTGATAATCTTCTTATAAACACTGTAATGCCGTTCTGCCGCTTGGGATGGTTCGTGTTGCTGATATGCTGCAGATCGGATTTGTGATTGGAGTGACGTATTTTTTCGTTTTTGAAGATGAGAAAGTACGAAAACCAATCCGTCAAGCATTTCAGATTCAGACCAGCCTTTCGTAATGAATCCGGTTTCTTTGTGTGAAATGAGTTCAGGTACATTTCCGACAGGTGTCGAAACAACAGGTGTACCACAAAGCATGGCTTCAGCAACGGTCAAAGGTGCATTGTCCTCACGAGACGGGAGACAATAGCAGTCCGCAGCGCTATAGACCAATGACAAATTTTCCTCTTCTTCAATGTAGCCGACATTGGTCGAGGGAAAAGGAGAATCCAGTTGGTAATGACCAAAAGTCAATAAGTGTATTTGGTCATGTAATTTGTGTCCTGCCAAGAGATGTAGAGCCCCACTAATGATATCACCCCCTTTTCGCTTATTGCGATTATCATCTGCTCCAAATAGTATTATTAGCGCTTCAGAAGGTAAGCCAAGTTTGATTCTAGCGACTAGCTGGTTGTGTGGGATGAATTTTTTTACTGGCATTGCATTTGGTATTACGACCACATCTCTTTTCCCGAGTAGGCTACTCTCCTTAACCCGTTTTGCCATCCATTGCGAAGGGCAAATTATCGTAAGTTGCTCTATCTGGTCGTAAAGACTCTTTTTTCTACCCCACTGTTCGGCCGCTATGTTCTTATTTGACGTCAATAGATTGCAATTTTCGCAGGCACTTATGTACCCCGTGCAACCTTCGGAATAGTGGCACCCACCAGTGAAAGGATTCATATCTGCTAGTGTCCAGCAAACAGGTTTACCTTTTATAAGGTGCCATTGCGTCTCATCTAGAACCCCAGTCATCCAATGAAAATGGAGAACATCTGGGGAAGTGAAATATTCACGATTGTCTTGATACGAGACAATTGAACCTAGGTTGGAGAACAGCTCGGTTGACGTACAGTAATTTTGTTTCCATATTTTATCGATGATCGAGCTAACAAATTTTTTGCGTTTATTGGCCGACCCGATCATTTCGAATACATAATCTACATCGCATGATTTCAATGCGGTTATAATGCGTGCATCTATTCCGA
Above is a genomic segment from Pseudomonadota bacterium containing:
- a CDS encoding transcription/translation regulatory transformer protein RfaH produces the protein MIKVERQWYLVHTKPRSEYLARENLGRQGFKTYLPEIRETRRRHGKLVTAVVPMFPRYLFIYLSEQVDNWSPVRSTLGVTGLVRFGQRVARAPDDLILMLKGQEDGEGVQVLPVDRYEPGARIRVVVGGIIGYEGIFMARSNRDRASILLDILGRQIQTAVPVRYLEPAN
- a CDS encoding glycosyltransferase family 2 protein yields the protein MEKAQRDSTATHSAYQRSVASVGQAIVPEEGIASLLPENLSLVDQERKREPPVTVVIVNHNAGGYLQNCVASALPEVEELVVVDNASSDGSAEHLRNMFSHEPKLEMFLNKRNLGFAKACNFGSKFSTSPYVLYLNPDSEVTPGAIERMVEVMEQDPNVGMVGGYIEGPDGREQAGGRRAVPTPWRAFVRAFGLYRLGKRYPRLFSDFTLHLDPLPSHPIEVEAISGCCMLVRRQAIQNVGPLDDGYFLHCEDLDWCMRFREKGWKILFVPGARLIHWKGGSSDARPLFVEWHKHKGMMRFYRKFFRHQYPGPLIWLVFIGIWVRFTGIVVYHSSKYLIK
- a CDS encoding glycosyltransferase family 2 protein, translated to MEGWRTVNDPPSVTLIVVNWNSGELLAKCLGTVAQLTVQPDVLVIDNNSSDGSAEFADGLKNVTLVRMEENLGFAAANNYAIEKADTEFVALLNPDAFPEPNWLKSLLDAARNHPEFDAFGSRQLKSECPEYLDGVGDIYHISGLMWRDRHGVRLSSGDLESREIFSPCAAGALYRRHVIQEIGGFDEDFFCYVEDVDLGFRLRLSGRRALYVPDAIVHHVGSATSGGHKSHFTIYHGHRNMVWVFMKNMPSPLFWLLLPLHLGVNLMAIAWYSCSGHRRIILKAKWDAIKGVTGAWRKRRGIQQRRIAPISDLWRVLDKRLSPKRG
- the cysC gene encoding adenylyl-sulfate kinase; the protein is MRSSNTIWHHATVTRERRERQNGHKSFVLWFTGLSGAGKSTLAHTVEERLHQKGCRTFVLDGDNIRHGLCGDLGFGEADRQENIRRVGETAKLFVEAGVIALTAFISPFRDDRGRVRSLFPHGEFLEIYCDCPVEVCEQRDVKGLYRRARTGEIKDFTGINSPYEPPDNPELAVETEQLSVAECADRVMDLLLGRGMIM
- a CDS encoding phosphate ABC transporter permease, coding for MISEVTHLQPTEGKLLTPEQAFEWPHQAIREKNWPEAAKRWAVLRKAYPNHPGVWFQGANAHMEAGELDEAERLLNNAREQFPNHPNALIDCAALAIRRHEWEIAGELLSKAREQHTEHLSTWMTSAEYAEKRGDFDQATLYYQKACETTPDRPVPFIQYAELAMHAGRWEEALKRWEVVRERFPDVPAGYHRAAEAARQVGHNKEARQLLLAHQYGADILKIESESRNPSRQYGRHAGLGRLLELIWTKAIFNLRSEVHRNYLSYGWWVLEPLLHMVVYYVVFGILLLRGGENFPVFLLTGLVPWMWFMKAVSGSSNSILTGQNLMLQVGLPTVVFPLVSILQATLKQIPVFVLLIGFLWLQGYSPNAYWWMLLPVVFVQALLILAFASMVAAMIPFARDLTYLVPTGLTLLMFLSGIFYDYRSISTEWQALFLMNPMAFLLKCYREIFMDGVFPDVQTLMFWGLGSALACTMVLFVYKRLRYVYPRIIME
- a CDS encoding ABC transporter ATP-binding protein, yielding MEPIISLQDVGVRYKRSGNLFRKRTYFEALKSINLDIYPGETLGIIGRNGAGKSTLLRLISGVLRPDNGKIINRGVSVSLLALQAGFDPNLSGRDNTIIGGMLQGYSRREVKEKLYEIQEYSELGDFFFEPVRTYSTGMTARLGFSITTIVSPDVLLIDEVLGVGDQHFRQKAERTMIGKIQSRQTIILVSHALNQIARLCDRALLIDNGISCATGEPKDVIKIYEERLAAN
- a CDS encoding glycosyltransferase, coding for MRPLISVVIPTRNVVGTLDACLESLMQQSFQNFEIWVLDACSTDGTLEVIESYKRKVGTDIKCVSSPDDGVYDAMNRGIALASGEWLYFLGADDRLADPEVFCDVSRTLAKECADLVYGDVVLKSDGRRFCGKSSRTRLVLDRNISHQAIFYHHSLFKRVGSFDLSYPIWADWDLNIRCFKLPGARCHWLDREIAVYNDLSGISYQLDEEFRKRLPVAPLRWVGRAFYSLYQQQKLVGS